The Vibrio metoecus sequence GACCTGCCACAATCGCATCCAGTTCTGGGTTGCCGTTGGCAATGTCGGTCACGCCAGTATTGGCGATGTCGTTTTCATTCTCCAGACCCATATGCGCGACTAGGATAATCGCATCTACCTGTGGATCAATTTGCTTGATGACCTTTTGCACTTCAAGGGTAGGGTTAGTAAAGGTCATGCCTTCGAGTCGATTGGTTCCTTCGGCAAACACTTGGGTCATTGGTGTATCCATCCCAATCACCCCGATCTTGATGCCATCACGCTCGATAATGGTGTAGCTAGGGAGAAACGGGTTGCCATCAGCACGTTGGATGTTACCCGCCAGAGATTGCCCTTTGAATTGAGTTAGAGAGCGATTGAGCACCTTGAGGCCAAAATCAAACTCATGGTTACCAAGTACCCAAACGTCGTACTTCATCTCGTTGAAGCCCAACATCATCGGATCGGTCGCTTCCTCTTTGAACGTTTCCACAAAGTTGCCTTGAATGGTGTCGCCCGCATCGACCAGAATCACGTTCGGTTGCTCTTGGCGAATCGTTTTTACCTGAGTGGCAATTTGGCTCAGGCTGCCGCTCATCTCTTTTTTATCCGCTGCATAATCCCACGGCATGAAATGACCATGTAGGTCAGAGGTACCCAGAATGGTCACATTATGAATATCGCCATTGGCGGCGAGGGCTGGAAAAGTCAGTGCCAGTGCAATCGCACTGGTGAGAAGTGTTTTTTTCATTGTTCGTCACGTCATTAGTTAAAACCATATGCATAGTAATCAATGGAATCATTACTTAATGTGATAATTGTTGATAAATGACGGAAATGTGAACATTTGTTGCATGAAATTGTGCGAAGTGAGGTGGTTTTTGATGGTGGGTTATCACCAATATTATTTCGCTGTCATCTGGAGGAACAGATTTCTAACTGGTTGATATTCAATCTTGAGCTTCGTTTGAGTTGGTACTTCTAGCCCGCCAATACCCCACCTGTATCTATTTTGTAATTGGTCTGACCAATAATTTTGCTGTTTTAATCAACTATTGTTGCTGGATTGTTAGGGCGTGACCTGTTCTATGATTTAGGTCAATTTTCGGCTGGACACTGGCGTTTTAATTATGTTAATTTCTGCACCAACTTAAAATTGGTATTACCAATTGCCAGCAAGAAGAATAAGAGTAGAAGAACAATAAATTATGGCTTATCAAAGGATCCGTCAGCCAAAGCTCTCCGATGTGATTGAACAAGAACTGGAGAGACTGATAGTGGAAGGAACACTCTCACCCGGTCAGCAACTTCCTCCGGAACGCGAGCTGGCCAAACAGTTTGAAGTGTCTCGCCCCTCGATCAGAGAAGCCATACAACGCTTGGAAGCCAAACGCTTGCTTACCCGCCGTCAAGGTGGTGGTACATTCGTTAGTGACCGAATTTGGCAGAGCTTTTCTGATCCTCTGCTAAATTTATTGTCTAGCCACTCCGAAACTCAACTGGATCTGCTGGAAGCGCGTCATGCGCTGGAAGGTATTTGCGCCTATTTTGCGGCGTTGCGTGGTACCGAAGAAGATTTTGCTCGTATTCAACACTGTGTTACGCGTATCGCGGAGGCTCAGGCATTGAATAATGTGGATGAAGAAGCAGAGCGGGTGATGGCCTTTTTGATTGCCATTACCGAAGCCGCGCACAACGTTGTGTTACTGCACATCGTACGCAGCTTGAGTCCACTGCTTGAGCAGAATATTCGTCAGAATTTTAAACTCTTACATCGCCGCCCTGAAGCGGTAGAGAAAGTAAGCAAACACCGGGCTAACATTGTGGATGCGATTGTTTCGGGTCAGCCGGAAAAGGCACGTGAAATGTCCCATTCTCACTTAGCTTATATCGAAGAAACGTTGTTGGATTTGACTCGTGAACAGACTCGCCGTGAGCGATCTCTGCGTCGAATTCAGCAGGGTAATGAGCCGCAATAGCGGCCATTGCGATTCAACTTAAATCCAACCAACAGAAGGATAGATCGCCATGTCTGACATGAAGCATGACGTAGATGCACTGGAAACTCAGGAGTGGCTTGCTGCCCTTGAATCCGTTGTCCGTGAAGAAGGCGTAGAACGTGCGCAGTACCTGCTTGAGCAAGTGCTAGAAAAAGCGCGTCTGGATGGGGTAGACATGCCAACAGGCGTGACCACTAACTACATCAACACCATTCCTGCGGCACAAGAACCTGCTTACCCAGGTGACACCACGCTCGAACGTCGTATCCGTTCAATCATTCGCTGGAACGCGATCATGATCGTGCTGCGTGCATCGAAAAAAGATTTGGAACTGGGTGGCCACATGGCTTCTTTCCAATCTTCAGCTGCTTTCTACGAAACCTGTTTCAACCACTTCTTCCGTGCTCCAAATGAGCAAGACGGTGGCGACTTGGTTTACTATCAAGGTCACATCTCTCCAGGGATCTACGCGCGTGCTTTCGTTGAAGGCCGTTTGACTGAAGAACAACTGGACAACTTCCGTCAGGAAGTGGATGGCAAAGGCATTCCTTCTTACCCACACCCGAAATTGATGCCTGAATTCTGGCAATTCCCGACCGTATCTATGGGTCTGGGTCCAATTTCTGCAATTTATCAAGCTCGCTTCCTGAAGTATCTGAACGGCCGCGGCCTGAAAGACACCACTGCACAACGCGTATACGCGTTCCTAGGTGACGGTGAGATGGACGAGCCAGAATCACGCGGCGCGATCTCTTTCGCTGCGCGTGAGAAGCTAGATAACCTATGCTTCCTGATCAACTGTAACCTGCAACGTCTGGACGGCCCTGTTATGGGTAACGGCAAGATCATCCAAGAACTGGAAGGTCTGTTCCGTGGCGCTGGCTGGAACGTAGTGAAAGTGATTTGGGGCAACGGCTGGGACAAACTGCTGGCGAAAGATACCACTGGTAAACTGTTGCAACTGATGAACGAAACCATCGACGGCGACTACCAAACGTTCAAAGCTAAAGATGGCGCTTACGTACGTGAGCACTTCTTCGGTAAGTACCCAGAGACAGCAGCATTGGTTGCTGACATGACTGACGATGAGATCTTCGCTCTGAAACGCGGTGGTCACGAGTCATCTAAAGTGTACGCAGCGTACAAAAACGCACAAGAAACCAAAGGCCGTCCAACTGTTATCCTAGCGAAAACGGTTAAAGGTTACGGCATGGGTGATGCAGCAGAAGGTAAGAACATTGCGCACCAAGTGAAGAAGATGGATATGACCCATGTTCTGGCGATGCGTAACCGCCTTGGTCTGCAAGACCTGATTTCAGATGAAGCAGTCAACAACCTGCCTTACCTGAAGCTAGAAGAAGGCTCAAAAGAGTACGAATACCTGCACGCTCGTCGTAAAGCACTGCACGGTTACACACCTCAGCGCCTGCCAAACTTCACTGGTGAGTTCGTTGTGCCGGCTCTGGAAGAGTTCAAGCCACTGCTGGAAGAGCAGAGCCGTGAAATTTCTTCAACTATGGCGTATGTACGTTCACTGAACATCCTGCTGAAAGATAAGAACATTGGTCAAAACATCGTTCCTATCATCGCGGATGAAGCACGTACGTTCGGTATGGAAGGTCTGTTCCGTCAAATCGGTATCTACAACCCACACGGTCAGAACTACACTCCACAAGATCGCGATATCGTTTCTTACTACAAAGAAGCGACTTCAGGTCAGGTACTGCAAGAAGGTATCAACGAGCTGGGGGCAATGTCATCTTGGGTTGCGGCTGCAACGTCATACAGCACCAACAACCTGCCGATGATCCCGTTCTACATCTACTACTCTATGTTCGGTTTCCAACGTGTTGGCGACATGGCGTGGATGGCGGGCGACCAACAAGCGCGTGGCTTCCTACTGGGTGCTACTGCGGGTCGTACCACACTGAACGGTGAAGGCCTACAGCACGAAGATGGTCACTCGCACATTCTTGCGGGCACGGTACCAAACTGTATCTCTTACGACCCAACCTTCGCTTACGAAGTTGCGGTAATCCTGCAAGACGGTATCCGTCGTATGTACGGTGAGCAAGAGAACGTGTTCTACTACCTGACACTGATGAACGAAAGCTACGCTCACCCAGCAATGCCTGCTGGCGCTGAAGAAGGTATCCGCAAAGGTATCTACAAGCTGGAAACTTACGCAGGTAACAAAGCAAAAGTTCAACTGATGAGCTCAGGCACCATCATGAACGAAGTGCGTAAAGCAGCACAAATTCTGAGTGAAGAGTACGGTGTAGCGTCTGACGTTTACTCTGTGACTTCATTCAACGAGCTGGCGCGTGATGGCCAAGCTTGTGAT is a genomic window containing:
- the pdhR gene encoding pyruvate dehydrogenase complex transcriptional repressor PdhR — its product is MAYQRIRQPKLSDVIEQELERLIVEGTLSPGQQLPPERELAKQFEVSRPSIREAIQRLEAKRLLTRRQGGGTFVSDRIWQSFSDPLLNLLSSHSETQLDLLEARHALEGICAYFAALRGTEEDFARIQHCVTRIAEAQALNNVDEEAERVMAFLIAITEAAHNVVLLHIVRSLSPLLEQNIRQNFKLLHRRPEAVEKVSKHRANIVDAIVSGQPEKAREMSHSHLAYIEETLLDLTREQTRRERSLRRIQQGNEPQ
- the aceE gene encoding pyruvate dehydrogenase (acetyl-transferring), homodimeric type: MSDMKHDVDALETQEWLAALESVVREEGVERAQYLLEQVLEKARLDGVDMPTGVTTNYINTIPAAQEPAYPGDTTLERRIRSIIRWNAIMIVLRASKKDLELGGHMASFQSSAAFYETCFNHFFRAPNEQDGGDLVYYQGHISPGIYARAFVEGRLTEEQLDNFRQEVDGKGIPSYPHPKLMPEFWQFPTVSMGLGPISAIYQARFLKYLNGRGLKDTTAQRVYAFLGDGEMDEPESRGAISFAAREKLDNLCFLINCNLQRLDGPVMGNGKIIQELEGLFRGAGWNVVKVIWGNGWDKLLAKDTTGKLLQLMNETIDGDYQTFKAKDGAYVREHFFGKYPETAALVADMTDDEIFALKRGGHESSKVYAAYKNAQETKGRPTVILAKTVKGYGMGDAAEGKNIAHQVKKMDMTHVLAMRNRLGLQDLISDEAVNNLPYLKLEEGSKEYEYLHARRKALHGYTPQRLPNFTGEFVVPALEEFKPLLEEQSREISSTMAYVRSLNILLKDKNIGQNIVPIIADEARTFGMEGLFRQIGIYNPHGQNYTPQDRDIVSYYKEATSGQVLQEGINELGAMSSWVAAATSYSTNNLPMIPFYIYYSMFGFQRVGDMAWMAGDQQARGFLLGATAGRTTLNGEGLQHEDGHSHILAGTVPNCISYDPTFAYEVAVILQDGIRRMYGEQENVFYYLTLMNESYAHPAMPAGAEEGIRKGIYKLETYAGNKAKVQLMSSGTIMNEVRKAAQILSEEYGVASDVYSVTSFNELARDGQACDRFNMLHPEADVKVPYIAQVMGTEPAIAATDYMKNYADQVRAFIPAESYKVLGTDGFGRSDSRENLRRHFEVNAGYVVVAALNELAKRGDVEKSVVAEAIKKFDIDTEKTNPLYA